One region of Danio rerio strain Tuebingen ecotype United States chromosome 5, GRCz12tu, whole genome shotgun sequence genomic DNA includes:
- the osbp2b gene encoding uncharacterized protein isoform X6 translates to MEDSPAFITVTATDPSQHRRSQSNLSGASGGQPSDWNQDDNCSVSSNDFSGKELQPRRKRRSRISEKPNYSLNLWSIMKNCIGKELSKIPMPVNFNEPLSMLQRLTEDLEYHELLDKAARCENSLEQMCLVAAFSVSSYSTTVHRTAKPFNPLLGETYELDRLEEFGYRSLCEQVSHHPPAAAHHVVSQRGWSLWQEITIASKFRGKYLSIMPLGAIHLQFHASGNHYVWRKVTSTVHNIIVGKLWIDQSGDIDIVNHRTKETCQLKFSPYSYFSREVPRKVTGVVMDSDGQANYILSGTWDEKMESAKIVQSSRGSSSSEGKQKTVYQTLSPKLLWKKYPLPENAENMYYFSSLALTLNEEEDGVSITDSRLRPDQRLMEAGRWDEANAEKQRLEEKQRAVRRRREAEASRAIDEGEDFEGYKPLWFHQTTDEMTGENIFVYKGGYWEAKDRQDWSMCPEIF, encoded by the exons ATGGAGGACTCACCTGCCTTTATAACAGTGACTGCCACGGACCCCTCTCAACACAG GCGTTCTCAGAGTAATCTCAGCGGTGCTAGTGGAGGACAGCCCAGTGACTGGAACCAGGATGACAAT TGTTCTGTGAGCAGTAATGACTTTTCAGGGAAAGAGCTGCAGCCTCGCAGGAAGAGGCGATCCCGGATCTCAGAGAAACCCAACTATTCCCTCAATCTGTGGAGCATCATGAAGAACTGCATTGGGAAAGAGCTCTCCAAGATCCCAATGCCT gtgaacTTCAACGAGCCTCTGTCCATGCTGCAGCGTTTGACGGAGGATCTGGAGTATCATGAGCTGCTGGATAAAGCGGCCCGCTGTGAAAACTCTTTGGAGCAGATGTGTCTGGTCGCTGCCTTCTCTGTGTCCTCATACTCCACCACAGTGCACCGGACGGCCAAGCCCTTCAACCCTCTCCTAGGAGAGACCTATGAACTTGACCGACTGGAAGAATTCGGCTACCGTTCCCTCTGTGAACAG GTCAGTCATCATCCGCCAGCGGCCGCTCATCATGTGGTGTCACAGCGAGGCTGGTCCCTGTGGCAGGAAATCACAATCGCTAGCAAATTTCGTGGCAAATACCTCTCCATCATGCCTCTGG GTGCGATACACCTGCAGTTTCATGCAAGTGGAAACCACTACGTGTGGCGTAAAGTCACCTCCACCGTGCACAACATCATCGTGGGCAAACTGTGGATTGATCAG TCAGGAGATATTGATATAGTCAACCACAGGACCAAAGAGACCTGTCAGCTCAAGTTCTCTCCCTACAGTTACTTTTCAAGGGAAGTCCCACGAAAG GTCACAGGGGTGGTGATGGACAGTGATGGTCAGGCAAACTACATCCTGTCAGGCACATGGGATGAGAAGATGGAGAGCGCCAAGATTGTGCAGAGCAGCAGAGGAAGCAGCAGCTCTGAGGGAAAGCAGAAGACCGTCTATCAGACCCTCTCACCCAAACTGCTGTGGAAGAAATACCCTCTACC AGAAAATGCAGAGAACATGTATTATTTCTCTTCTCTGGCTTTGACCCTGAACGAGGAGGAGGATGGTGTGAGCATAACGGACAGCAGGCTGAGGCCGGACCAGCGGCTAATGGAAGCGGGACGCTGGGATGAGGCCAACGCGGAGAAGCAGAGGCTGGAGGAAAAACAGAGAGCCGTGAGGAGGAGGAGAGAAGCTGAGGCCTCCAGGGCCATTGATGAAG GAGAAGACTTTGAGGGGTATAAACCACTGTGGTTCCACCAGACGACGGATGAAATGACGGGAGAGAACATCTTCGTTTATAAGGGGGGATACTGGGAGGCCAAAGATCGACAGGACTGGAGTATGTGTCCAGAGATCTTCTGA